The genomic DNA TTTTTCCCTTTATCCTTTATATGATGTGCAAGTCTAAATGCCTCTCCATTTATCGTCTCAGCATGTAAACTGATATAATCCGCACCAGCATTAATCGTCATATCAACGAAGTCTGATGGGTTTTCGACCATTAAATGAGCATCAATGGGCAATTTTGAAATTTTTTTAAGCTCTTGGATAAAAAAAGGTGAAAGGGTGATATTTTTTACAAAATGTCCATCCATAATATCTACATGATAAAAGTCTGCTTTTCTATTTAACACTTCTACTTGCTCTTTAAATTTACTTAAATCCATACACATTAATGAAGGTGAATATTTCGTCATGTTCGATCCGACCTTTCGTCATAAATTAATTTTTAAGCTGTTTTCCCACCAAATAAACGGTCAAGTGCTACTGCACCAATAATGAGTGTCCCCATAACGATTTGTTGGTAATAAGTTGGAACATTTAAGATATTTAACCCATTATTAATAACTCCAATGATTAATGCTCCCATTACAACTCCAACAATTTTTCCTTTCCCACCAAAGAAACTGGTTCCACCAATAATAGCTGCAGCAATCGCAAATGTTTCAAAACCTGTTCCTGCAAGAGGTTCAGCTGCGCCTAATCGTGCCGTTAAAACAACACCTGCAATCCCCGCACAAACACCAGAAATCATAAAAACTACTATTTTATGCAAATTAATATTTATTCCTGAAAACCATGCAGCCTGCTCATTGCCCCCAAGTGCATATATATTTCTTCCTAGCTTGGTTTTATTGGTCACAAACATTAATATTATGGCAATTACTAAAGCGATGATAATAGGAATAGGTAAATACCATATCCATCCTGCCACACCTAAAGTAAATTCAGTTGGTAACCCATATACAGGACGAGCATCTGAAATAATAAG from Robertmurraya sp. FSL R5-0851 includes the following:
- the alsC gene encoding D-allose ABC transporter permease, producing the protein MEKFNQIWQRYGTFGILIIIVIALGILSPQYFFTVSNLTQVILQSAINIIVGVGEFFPILIAGIDLSVGSMMALTGMITAKLLVAGVPVILSVIIGGIVAGALLGFINGYLVVKTNLHPFIITLGTLSIFRGLTLIISDARPVYGLPTEFTLGVAGWIWYLPIPIIIALVIAIILMFVTNKTKLGRNIYALGGNEQAAWFSGININLHKIVVFMISGVCAGIAGVVLTARLGAAEPLAGTGFETFAIAAAIIGGTSFFGGKGKIVGVVMGALIIGVINNGLNILNVPTYYQQIVMGTLIIGAVALDRLFGGKTA